The following proteins come from a genomic window of Ornithinimicrobium cryptoxanthini:
- a CDS encoding AAA family ATPase produces MRLHELRLRDVKGVADRTVTFPDSGIVVIEGPNEVGKSTLLEAFDVLLDPRAKATSQSKAVKALQPVGRDVGPRVEAEFTLGRYRVRFAKQWLRGATTELQILAPVPEQLSGEAAQHRIDQLLSEALDRPLWDALRFTQAGELGQMALTDSAVLTKALDGASGADLHSADGAPLLERVRAEFLRYYTPTGRVGGELKSAALAASAARDDAALAHGELLETQTLVDEHDRLRSQAAELEAATDGLTTRLERALELDADVTAIAAAHEESTAALARARDDSMRAGADLKRREQQLQDLVEAQEGLSAAEQAAEADREALAAAREELFDLAQSRDSARDGRDRAREVADVATADAAHLESLVGASRLTERLTRLAGLRVDEASAGEDLTAAPEIGTPALRALEEAEHTVVQLRARQEARSARVTLEAVAGARAVIINGEAVELCEGQVREVPLRGGAAIELPGELRLSVLPEDDAAELAADLARAEENLAGLLEKSGVSDLAGARAAASVRAAAEAALRAVGERILDVLAGQTESDLAAELESVERQASEHLAARPADYPLPEDNGAARAVARAALAARRESDQDFEQAERALRERERRVNQLEVRVGQAQGSLETRRQQLDQDGARLLQAQEARSDETLRQAVREAVAAYARVEARAAVTGRELEEADVDGVRDRLAQAQRASVEQAAKLRTVQQAQAQLQGKVELVSGEGRQEMYDVAMAKFLQLRQELDTVHRRARAARQLWETLSRHREAAHSAYVRPYEEEIRRLGQAVYGASFDVEVDQDLTIRKRTLDGTSVAFDQLSGGAKEQLGILSRLAVASLVSAGDGVPVIIDDALGYTDPQRLQRMSSIFDAPGERTQVVLLTCTPQRYQQIEGTTTISLTA; encoded by the coding sequence GTGAGGCTGCACGAGCTCCGCCTGCGCGACGTCAAGGGTGTCGCCGACCGGACCGTCACGTTCCCCGACAGCGGCATCGTCGTGATCGAAGGACCCAACGAGGTCGGCAAGAGCACCCTGCTCGAGGCCTTCGACGTGCTTCTCGACCCGCGGGCCAAGGCGACGTCCCAGTCCAAGGCGGTCAAGGCACTGCAGCCCGTGGGTCGGGACGTCGGGCCACGGGTGGAGGCCGAGTTCACCCTCGGGCGCTACCGCGTGCGCTTCGCCAAGCAGTGGCTGCGCGGCGCGACGACGGAGTTGCAGATCCTTGCTCCCGTGCCCGAGCAGCTTAGTGGTGAGGCTGCCCAGCACCGGATCGACCAGCTGCTCAGCGAGGCCCTGGACCGTCCTTTGTGGGACGCTCTGCGGTTCACCCAGGCCGGGGAGCTGGGGCAGATGGCACTGACCGACAGCGCCGTGTTGACCAAGGCTCTGGACGGCGCGAGCGGAGCCGACCTGCACTCCGCCGACGGTGCGCCGCTGCTGGAGCGCGTCAGGGCTGAGTTCCTGCGCTACTACACGCCAACGGGCCGTGTTGGCGGAGAGCTCAAGAGTGCAGCCCTCGCCGCGTCCGCAGCGCGTGACGACGCGGCCCTGGCACACGGCGAGCTGCTCGAGACACAGACGCTGGTCGATGAGCACGACCGGCTGCGGAGTCAGGCTGCCGAGCTCGAGGCCGCGACCGACGGTCTCACCACGCGGCTCGAGCGGGCACTCGAGCTGGACGCGGACGTCACCGCGATCGCCGCGGCCCACGAGGAGTCCACAGCGGCGCTCGCCCGCGCCCGGGACGACTCGATGCGGGCCGGCGCGGACCTGAAGCGTCGCGAGCAGCAGCTCCAGGACCTGGTGGAGGCCCAGGAGGGGCTCAGCGCCGCAGAGCAGGCCGCGGAGGCTGACCGCGAAGCCCTGGCCGCAGCGCGGGAGGAACTCTTCGACTTGGCGCAGTCGCGTGACAGTGCCCGTGACGGCCGCGACCGCGCTCGTGAGGTGGCCGACGTGGCGACCGCAGATGCCGCACACCTAGAGTCGCTCGTGGGCGCCAGCCGGTTGACCGAGCGGCTGACTCGCCTTGCTGGTCTTCGGGTCGACGAGGCGTCGGCGGGCGAGGATTTGACGGCCGCGCCGGAGATCGGGACGCCCGCGCTCCGTGCCCTCGAAGAGGCGGAGCACACCGTGGTCCAGCTGCGCGCTCGTCAGGAGGCCCGCAGCGCGCGAGTCACCCTGGAGGCCGTCGCCGGAGCTCGTGCCGTGATCATCAACGGTGAGGCCGTGGAACTGTGCGAGGGCCAGGTTCGCGAGGTGCCGTTGCGAGGTGGGGCCGCCATCGAGCTGCCGGGCGAGCTCCGCCTGAGTGTGCTGCCCGAGGACGACGCGGCCGAGTTGGCCGCCGATCTCGCGCGGGCCGAGGAGAACCTGGCCGGGTTGCTCGAGAAGTCGGGGGTCTCAGACCTCGCCGGCGCACGAGCAGCCGCCTCGGTGCGTGCTGCGGCAGAGGCGGCGCTGCGCGCAGTCGGGGAGCGCATCCTCGACGTGCTCGCTGGGCAGACCGAGTCAGACCTTGCGGCCGAGCTGGAGTCTGTCGAGCGCCAGGCATCCGAGCACCTCGCTGCCCGCCCGGCGGACTACCCGCTGCCCGAGGACAACGGGGCCGCCCGGGCGGTGGCTCGTGCCGCTCTCGCGGCGCGCCGCGAGAGCGACCAGGATTTCGAGCAGGCCGAGCGGGCGCTGCGCGAACGTGAGCGTCGCGTCAACCAGTTGGAGGTCAGGGTCGGACAGGCTCAGGGCTCCCTGGAGACGAGGCGTCAGCAGCTTGACCAGGACGGTGCGCGTCTGCTGCAGGCGCAGGAGGCGCGATCCGACGAAACGCTGCGGCAGGCTGTGAGGGAGGCGGTTGCTGCCTATGCCAGGGTCGAGGCGCGTGCCGCAGTCACCGGGCGTGAACTGGAAGAAGCTGACGTCGACGGCGTGCGTGACCGCCTGGCCCAGGCGCAGCGAGCCAGCGTCGAGCAGGCGGCGAAGTTGCGGACGGTGCAGCAGGCTCAGGCTCAGTTGCAGGGCAAGGTGGAGCTGGTCAGCGGTGAGGGTCGTCAGGAGATGTATGACGTCGCGATGGCCAAGTTCCTCCAACTCCGGCAGGAGCTCGACACCGTGCATCGCCGGGCTCGCGCCGCGCGTCAGCTGTGGGAGACCCTCAGTCGGCACCGTGAGGCGGCCCACAGTGCTTATGTGCGCCCCTACGAGGAGGAGATCCGGCGGCTTGGTCAGGCCGTCTATGGCGCGAGCTTCGACGTCGAGGTCGACCAAGACCTCACGATCCGCAAGCGGACACTGGACGGCACCAGCGTCGCCTTCGATCAGCTGTCCGGCGGGGCGAAGGAGCAGTTGGGGATCCTCTCCCGTCTGGCCGTCGCCAGTCTGGTCTCGGCAGGTGACGGGGTGCCGGTGATCATCGATGACGCCCTCGGCTACACCGACCCGCAGCGGCTGCAGCGGATGAGCAGCATCTTTGACGCTCCGGGAGAGCGAACCCAGGTGGTCCTGCTCACGTGCACCCCGCAGCGTTACCAGCAGATCGAGGGAACCACGACGATCAGCCTGACCGCCTGA
- a CDS encoding alpha/beta fold hydrolase, translated as MPQQEIPGPHPWSRGQHEGQTYLARRLGTTSGPQIVLVHGIGVASTYFRRLATVLAKSAGVHVLELPGFGGAPKPSAPLSVEELAAVVNAYVRSAGLDRPVLVGHSMGSQVVVEAALQEPDRVLAVVGVGCVVDPRAPTAVQQGLRLLLDFLRETPSANWAVLQDYVRTGPRWFLATMPLMLAYRTEESVRRLQVPLLIVRGARDPIASRRWCEQLAQSAPVAQLVEIPRGAHAVMHTHPQAVSLVVSQLWASALRSAEE; from the coding sequence GTGCCACAGCAAGAGATCCCAGGACCTCACCCGTGGTCGAGGGGCCAGCATGAAGGCCAGACTTATCTGGCCCGGCGGCTGGGCACGACGAGCGGTCCCCAGATCGTCCTGGTGCACGGTATCGGCGTCGCCTCGACGTACTTCCGCCGGCTGGCGACCGTCCTGGCTAAGTCGGCAGGTGTGCACGTCCTCGAGCTCCCCGGCTTCGGGGGCGCGCCCAAGCCATCGGCCCCGTTGTCGGTGGAGGAACTCGCGGCCGTGGTGAACGCCTATGTCCGATCCGCCGGCCTGGACCGGCCGGTGCTGGTCGGGCACTCGATGGGATCGCAGGTCGTCGTGGAGGCGGCGCTGCAGGAGCCGGACCGTGTGCTCGCTGTTGTGGGTGTGGGTTGCGTCGTCGACCCTCGGGCACCCACTGCGGTTCAGCAGGGACTTCGACTCCTACTGGACTTCCTGCGTGAGACGCCCTCGGCGAACTGGGCAGTGCTCCAGGATTACGTGCGCACCGGCCCACGGTGGTTCTTGGCGACGATGCCGCTCATGCTCGCCTACCGGACAGAGGAGTCCGTCCGGCGCCTGCAGGTGCCGCTTCTCATCGTGCGCGGCGCCCGGGACCCGATCGCCAGCCGCCGCTGGTGCGAGCAACTGGCCCAGTCGGCCCCAGTCGCTCAGCTCGTCGAGATCCCCCGCGGGGCCCACGCCGTGATGCACACGCATCCCCAAGCGGTCAGTCTTGTGGTGAGTCAGTTGTGGGCCTCTGCACTGAGATCGGCTGAAGAGTAA
- a CDS encoding GAF and ANTAR domain-containing protein encodes MPETQGFLDQLAEMARSLEHEQGTQGTLELVVSAATRIIDACDLAGVSIARRDEVRTRAATDDAVLAMHELQYQLGEGPDVQTLRDHETVYCPDLSTDQRWPRWGPRVVQELGVRSVVSYRLFTTSDTLGALNLFSRTPHAFTTEDIDNGLALAAHVAVAVAEEQNDQRLHVALASRTVIGQAQGILMERFDLSADEAFQVLIRFSTHQNIKLHRVASQLVATRKIPSSSDTKGTDPEQGPA; translated from the coding sequence ATGCCAGAAACGCAAGGGTTCTTAGACCAGCTGGCCGAGATGGCCAGGTCTTTGGAACATGAGCAGGGCACCCAGGGGACGCTGGAACTGGTGGTCTCGGCAGCCACTCGCATCATCGACGCCTGCGACCTGGCCGGGGTCTCCATCGCCCGCCGCGACGAAGTGCGCACCCGCGCCGCCACTGACGACGCCGTGCTGGCGATGCACGAACTGCAGTACCAGTTAGGAGAGGGCCCCGACGTCCAGACGCTACGCGATCACGAGACCGTCTACTGCCCCGACCTGAGCACCGACCAGCGGTGGCCCCGGTGGGGACCCCGGGTGGTCCAGGAACTGGGTGTGCGCAGCGTCGTGAGCTACCGACTGTTCACCACCAGCGACACGTTGGGCGCACTCAACCTGTTCTCACGCACCCCCCACGCCTTCACCACAGAGGACATCGACAACGGACTCGCCCTCGCCGCACACGTCGCCGTCGCGGTCGCCGAGGAGCAGAACGACCAGCGACTCCACGTCGCGCTGGCGAGCCGGACCGTGATCGGGCAGGCGCAGGGCATCCTCATGGAGCGCTTCGACCTGTCCGCCGACGAGGCGTTCCAGGTCCTCATCCGGTTCTCCACGCACCAGAACATCAAACTGCACCGCGTCGCCAGCCAACTGGTCGCCACCCGCAAGATCCCCTCCAGCTCAGACACCAAGGGAACTGATCCAGAACAAGGGCCCGCTTAA
- a CDS encoding GNAT family N-acetyltransferase, whose product MGAHREHGVDVEELTVADAPQVAALESVTFSDYPQTQATYREPLTEAGAAGLFADGRVFGIRRNGQLIAVTATSAQGDLTETHFTSVHPDHRRQGLATVVKAASILANADAGHTWFGTGGAGTNAGSIGMNEAVGYEITETWHTLVPPRSDDRLPS is encoded by the coding sequence GTGGGTGCACACCGCGAGCACGGGGTGGACGTCGAGGAGCTAACCGTCGCAGACGCTCCCCAGGTGGCTGCCCTGGAGAGCGTGACCTTCAGTGACTATCCCCAGACTCAGGCCACCTACCGTGAGCCGCTCACCGAGGCTGGCGCAGCGGGGCTCTTCGCCGACGGTCGCGTCTTCGGCATACGGCGCAACGGGCAACTCATCGCCGTGACCGCGACCAGCGCACAGGGCGATCTGACCGAGACCCACTTCACCTCGGTCCACCCTGACCATCGCCGGCAGGGCTTGGCCACGGTGGTCAAGGCGGCGTCGATCCTGGCCAACGCGGATGCGGGGCATACCTGGTTCGGGACCGGCGGGGCAGGGACCAATGCGGGGAGCATTGGCATGAACGAGGCAGTCGGCTACGAGATCACGGAGACTTGGCACACCCTCGTGCCGCCGCGGAGCGACGACCGACTGCCTTCATGA